One window of the Bos indicus isolate NIAB-ARS_2022 breed Sahiwal x Tharparkar chromosome 15, NIAB-ARS_B.indTharparkar_mat_pri_1.0, whole genome shotgun sequence genome contains the following:
- the LOC109570014 gene encoding NXPE family member 4, translating to MTMKIANHKSLLVLLFILASWITFAVIQNSTKLRTALKLPFSLHHWNFVMKTQPEPPPNPIVSPTETALRIKRIMEKLDQLVPPRPFTTVSSTTSATHSRATVLSPRDTYCRGDRLDVLLEMGDHLGRRKEYGGDFLRARMSSPALKAGASGKVTDFNNGTYLVSFTLFWEGQVSLSVLLIHPSEGVSALWRARNQGYDRVIFTGQFNRGTSQVNTDCALALNSSAELCEYLDTRDQEAFYCVKPPNVPCAALTHMHSKNKDVSYLSKQERSLFERSNVGVEMMAKFNAITVSKCHSEKTVPVKRQCKFGMASTIPSGHVWKDTWNPVSCSLAAIEMKECLRGKFIYLLGDSTIRQWMEYFKSSINTLKSVDLHESGKLQKQLAVDLNENINIQWQRHSYPLIGSLTYSVKEIEYIAQVIDRIGGEKNTIIVISLGQHFRPFPIDVFIRRALNIHDAVQRLLLRSPETVVIIKAENIREMNVDVERFSDFHGYIQYLALKDIFQDLNVGIIDAWDITIAYGTNNVHPPQSVVRNQINILLNFIC from the exons TTACGGACTGCACTCAAGTTGCCCTTTTCCCTCCATCACTGGAATTTCGTCATGAAAACACAACCTGAACCACCACCGAATCCAATAGTTTCACCAACAGAGACTGCCCTGAGGATAAAGAGGATCATGGAGAAGCTAGACCAGCTGGTCCCACCCAGACCCTTCACCACCGTGAGCTCCACCACCAGCGCCACACACAGCAGAGCCACCGTCCTCAGCCCTCGGGACACATACTGCAGGGGGGACCGGCTGGACGTCCTGCTGGAGATGGGGGACCACCTGGGACGCAGGAAGGAATATGGCGGGGATTTCCTCAGGGCCAGGATGTCCTCCCCAGCCCTGAAGGCGGGTGCTTCAGGAAAGGTGACAGACTTCAACAACGGCACCTACCTTGTGAGCTTCACCCTGTTCTGGGAGGGCCAGGTGTCCCTGTCTGTCCTGCTCATCCACCCCAGTGAAGGGGTGTCGGCTCTCTGGAGGGCCAGGAACCAAGGCTACGACAGGGTGATCTTCACAGGCCAGTTTAACAGAGGCACCTCCCAAGTCAATACTGACTGTGCCCTGGCTTTAAATTCAAGTGCTGAACTGTGTGAATACCTGGATACCCGAGACCAAGAAGCCTTCTACTGCGTGAAGCCTCCGAACGTTCCCTGTGCCGCACTCACCCACATGCATTCCAAAAACAAGGATGTATCTTATCTTAGCAAACAAGAAAGAAGCCTCTTTGAGAG GTCAAATGTGGGTGTAGAGATGATGGCAAAGTTCAATGCCATTACTGTCTCCAAATGTCACT CAGAAAAGACAGTTCCAGTGAAAAGGCAATGCAAGTTTGGCATGGCATCCACAATTCCCAGTGGACATGTCTGGAAAGACACGTGGAATCCTGTCTCCTGTAGTTTGGCTGCAATCGAAATGAAAGAATGCCTGAGAGGAAAATTTATATATCTACTGGGAGATTCCACGATCCGCCAGTGGATGGAATACTTCAAAAGCAGTATCAACA CCCTGAAGTCAGTGGATCTGCACGAATCTGGAAAACTTCAAAAGCAACTTGCTGTGGACTTGAACGAGAATATCAATATCCAGTGGCAAAGACATAGTTACCCCTTGATTGGATCATTGACCTACTCAGTCAAAGAGATTGAATACATCGCCCAGGTTATTGACAGAattggaggagaaaaaaatactatCATTGTTATTTCTCTGGGCCAACACTTCAGACCCTTTCCCATTGACGTTTTTATCCGAAGGGCCCTCAACATCCATGATGCAGTTCAACGCCTTCTTCTGAGAAGCCCAGAGACTGTGGTTATCATCAAGGCAGAAAACATCAGGGAGATGAATGTGGATGTGGAGAGATTTAGTGACTTTCATGGTTATATCCAGTATCTTGCCTTGAAGGATATTTTCCAGGATCTCAATGTGGGCATTATTGATGCTTGGGATATAACAATTGCATATGGTACAAATAACGTCCACCCACCCCAGTCTGTAGTCAGAAATCAGATTAATATATTGTTAAACTTTATTTGCTAG